In Columba livia isolate bColLiv1 breed racing homer chromosome 8, bColLiv1.pat.W.v2, whole genome shotgun sequence, a single genomic region encodes these proteins:
- the GLMN gene encoding glomulin isoform X1, whose protein sequence is MPEEQSQTIMAVDELQAIVQRCQILEEADFKGEDFNLFQVAGQKCLEDGYAAQLLEVIQNEKNKVIIKNMGWNLISPLVRCIFMYKQEDDKREHCLKILDQLAELCNPKELFLSLLEQIEQTSGEQVCQTVMLLLQPLQTVLLKLQNKKAYSVGLSLAMIMNQLTPLPVPYTKQQIEEDKLGLCQCCNAVVDFAKPFVNELVKNMEKSSEYNDMELKEELLKFCMKSLKYPLLTAQLEQLEGIEEHPFRHFATEIVDILWDIKELIPLVFLRHKDRSPHWENQEFAEMEQKNSADSLACLSYLIFVQHLGIACFPVVFSPSYLLQCNMTHIEVLLKRTEESMLSKGLDLFESCLLRMEDDSLLHQYLEFRTFINVPQDLVKVMTLCPIEHLRKKSLNILQLFIDKFDAEGKYTLFRCLLKTSNHAGVEGYIIKNIKDQIHSSLTKACDNVWFTGHHLISLLDLVLMLPEGAETDLLQHSDRIMASLNLLRYLVIKDCESDNQTGVWTTLPKIERNFLKPLHVGLNMSKAHYEAEIKNKKENRKEAHSSNTVCSVTVGGEKMPAMTTEMQLQVLHSALFTFDLIESVLARVEELIEVKIKAVMDEHS, encoded by the exons ATGCCAGAAGAGCAAAGTCAAACTATAATGGCCGTGGATGAACTTCAAGCCATAGTACAAAGATGT caaATTCTGGAAGAAGCTGATTTCAAAGGAGaagattttaatttgtttcaggTAGCAGGTCAGAAATGTTTGGAAGATGGGTATGCAGCTCAGTTATTAGAAGTaattcaaaatgagaaaaataag GTTATAATCAAGAATATGGGTTGGAATCTCATCTCTCCTCTTGTTAGATGTATTTTCATGTATAAACAGGAAGATGATAAGCGAGAACACTGCCTGAAGATACTAGATCAGTTGGCAGAG CTCTGCAATCCCAAGGAACTTTTTTTGAGTTTACTTGAGCAGATCGAGCAGACCTCTGGAGAGCAAGTGTGCCAGACTGTCATGTTACTGCTTCAGCCTTTGCAGACAG TGCTTTTGAAACTTCAGAACAAGAAGGCCTACTCAGTGGGTTTATCTTTGGCCATGATTATGAATCAGCTTACTCCCTTACCTGTACCTTATACAAAGCAACAAATAGAAGAAGATAAACTTGGTCTCTGTCAATGTTGTAATGCAGTGGTGGACTTTGCTAAACCATTTGTGAATGAGTTGgttaaaaacatggaaaagtcGTCAGAATACAATGACATGGAGCTGAAAGAAGAGTTATTAAAATT ctgtatGAAAAGCCTGAAATACCCATTATTGACAGCTCAGCTTGAGCAACTTGAAGGCATTGAAGAACATCCCTTTCGGCATTTTGCAACTGAAATCGTA gaTATTTTGTGGGACATAAAAGAATTGATACCACTAGTGTTTCTGCGGCATAAAGACAGAAGTCCTCACTGGGAGAATCAGGAGTTTGCGGAGATGGAGCAGAAGAATTCTGCGGATTCTTTGGCATGTCTGTCATATCTGATATTCGTGCAGCATTTGGGTATTGCTTGCTTTCCAGTGGTATTTAG TCCATCATACCTTCTGCAATGCAATATGACGCATATTGAAGTGCTACTGAAAAG aacaGAAGAATCTATGCTATCTAAAGGACTt GATCTGTTTGAGAGCTGTTTATTGAGAATGGAAGATGATAGCCTTCTCCATCAGTATTTAGAATTCAGAACTTTTATTAATGTACCTCAG gatttggtgaaAGTTATGACTCTTTGTCCCATAGAGCATCTG agaaagaagagtttaaatattttgcagttgttCATAGACAAGTTTGACGCAGAGGGAAAATATACATTATTCAG gTGTTTATTGAAGACAAGCAATCATGCAGGTGTGGAAGGATACATCatcaaaaatataaaagatCAGATTCACTCATCGTTAACG AAGGCATGTGACAACGTTTGGTTTACAGGACATCACCTGATCTCGCTTCTAGATTTAGTGCTTATGCTTCCAGAAGGTGCTGAGACAGATCTTCTCCAACACTCAGATAG gATTATGGCATCGCTAAATCTACTGAGATACTTAGTCATTAAGGATTGTGAAAGTGATAATCAA ACTGGTGTATGGACCACACTTCCCAAGATTGAGCGAAATTTTTTAAAACCACTGCATGTAGGACTCAATATGTCCAAAGCACACtatgaagcagaaataaagaataagaaagaaaacagaaaag AGGCACACAGTTCTAACACAGTTTGTTCTGTAACTGTTGGTGGGGAAAAGATGCCTGCCATGACCACTGAAATGCAGCTACAG GTTTTACACTCGGCTCTCTTCACATTTGATTTAATAGAAAGTGTTCTAGCTCGAGTAGAAGAACTCAttgaagtgaaaataaaagctgtaatGGATGAGCATAGTTAG
- the GLMN gene encoding glomulin isoform X3 has translation MPEEQSQTIMAVDELQAIVQRCQILEEADFKGEDFNLFQVAGQKCLEDGYAAQLLEVIQNEKNKLCNPKELFLSLLEQIEQTSGEQVCQTVMLLLQPLQTVLLKLQNKKAYSVGLSLAMIMNQLTPLPVPYTKQQIEEDKLGLCQCCNAVVDFAKPFVNELVKNMEKSSEYNDMELKEELLKFCMKSLKYPLLTAQLEQLEGIEEHPFRHFATEIVDILWDIKELIPLVFLRHKDRSPHWENQEFAEMEQKNSADSLACLSYLIFVQHLGIACFPVVFSPSYLLQCNMTHIEVLLKRTEESMLSKGLDLFESCLLRMEDDSLLHQYLEFRTFINVPQDLVKVMTLCPIEHLRKKSLNILQLFIDKFDAEGKYTLFRCLLKTSNHAGVEGYIIKNIKDQIHSSLTKACDNVWFTGHHLISLLDLVLMLPEGAETDLLQHSDRIMASLNLLRYLVIKDCESDNQTGVWTTLPKIERNFLKPLHVGLNMSKAHYEAEIKNKKENRKEAHSSNTVCSVTVGGEKMPAMTTEMQLQVLHSALFTFDLIESVLARVEELIEVKIKAVMDEHS, from the exons ATGCCAGAAGAGCAAAGTCAAACTATAATGGCCGTGGATGAACTTCAAGCCATAGTACAAAGATGT caaATTCTGGAAGAAGCTGATTTCAAAGGAGaagattttaatttgtttcaggTAGCAGGTCAGAAATGTTTGGAAGATGGGTATGCAGCTCAGTTATTAGAAGTaattcaaaatgagaaaaataag CTCTGCAATCCCAAGGAACTTTTTTTGAGTTTACTTGAGCAGATCGAGCAGACCTCTGGAGAGCAAGTGTGCCAGACTGTCATGTTACTGCTTCAGCCTTTGCAGACAG TGCTTTTGAAACTTCAGAACAAGAAGGCCTACTCAGTGGGTTTATCTTTGGCCATGATTATGAATCAGCTTACTCCCTTACCTGTACCTTATACAAAGCAACAAATAGAAGAAGATAAACTTGGTCTCTGTCAATGTTGTAATGCAGTGGTGGACTTTGCTAAACCATTTGTGAATGAGTTGgttaaaaacatggaaaagtcGTCAGAATACAATGACATGGAGCTGAAAGAAGAGTTATTAAAATT ctgtatGAAAAGCCTGAAATACCCATTATTGACAGCTCAGCTTGAGCAACTTGAAGGCATTGAAGAACATCCCTTTCGGCATTTTGCAACTGAAATCGTA gaTATTTTGTGGGACATAAAAGAATTGATACCACTAGTGTTTCTGCGGCATAAAGACAGAAGTCCTCACTGGGAGAATCAGGAGTTTGCGGAGATGGAGCAGAAGAATTCTGCGGATTCTTTGGCATGTCTGTCATATCTGATATTCGTGCAGCATTTGGGTATTGCTTGCTTTCCAGTGGTATTTAG TCCATCATACCTTCTGCAATGCAATATGACGCATATTGAAGTGCTACTGAAAAG aacaGAAGAATCTATGCTATCTAAAGGACTt GATCTGTTTGAGAGCTGTTTATTGAGAATGGAAGATGATAGCCTTCTCCATCAGTATTTAGAATTCAGAACTTTTATTAATGTACCTCAG gatttggtgaaAGTTATGACTCTTTGTCCCATAGAGCATCTG agaaagaagagtttaaatattttgcagttgttCATAGACAAGTTTGACGCAGAGGGAAAATATACATTATTCAG gTGTTTATTGAAGACAAGCAATCATGCAGGTGTGGAAGGATACATCatcaaaaatataaaagatCAGATTCACTCATCGTTAACG AAGGCATGTGACAACGTTTGGTTTACAGGACATCACCTGATCTCGCTTCTAGATTTAGTGCTTATGCTTCCAGAAGGTGCTGAGACAGATCTTCTCCAACACTCAGATAG gATTATGGCATCGCTAAATCTACTGAGATACTTAGTCATTAAGGATTGTGAAAGTGATAATCAA ACTGGTGTATGGACCACACTTCCCAAGATTGAGCGAAATTTTTTAAAACCACTGCATGTAGGACTCAATATGTCCAAAGCACACtatgaagcagaaataaagaataagaaagaaaacagaaaag AGGCACACAGTTCTAACACAGTTTGTTCTGTAACTGTTGGTGGGGAAAAGATGCCTGCCATGACCACTGAAATGCAGCTACAG GTTTTACACTCGGCTCTCTTCACATTTGATTTAATAGAAAGTGTTCTAGCTCGAGTAGAAGAACTCAttgaagtgaaaataaaagctgtaatGGATGAGCATAGTTAG
- the GLMN gene encoding glomulin isoform X4 has product MRKIRCIFMYKQEDDKREHCLKILDQLAELCNPKELFLSLLEQIEQTSGEQVCQTVMLLLQPLQTVLLKLQNKKAYSVGLSLAMIMNQLTPLPVPYTKQQIEEDKLGLCQCCNAVVDFAKPFVNELVKNMEKSSEYNDMELKEELLKFCMKSLKYPLLTAQLEQLEGIEEHPFRHFATEIVDILWDIKELIPLVFLRHKDRSPHWENQEFAEMEQKNSADSLACLSYLIFVQHLGIACFPVVFSPSYLLQCNMTHIEVLLKRTEESMLSKGLDLFESCLLRMEDDSLLHQYLEFRTFINVPQDLVKVMTLCPIEHLRKKSLNILQLFIDKFDAEGKYTLFRCLLKTSNHAGVEGYIIKNIKDQIHSSLTKACDNVWFTGHHLISLLDLVLMLPEGAETDLLQHSDRIMASLNLLRYLVIKDCESDNQTGVWTTLPKIERNFLKPLHVGLNMSKAHYEAEIKNKKENRKEAHSSNTVCSVTVGGEKMPAMTTEMQLQVLHSALFTFDLIESVLARVEELIEVKIKAVMDEHS; this is encoded by the exons atgagaaaaataag ATGTATTTTCATGTATAAACAGGAAGATGATAAGCGAGAACACTGCCTGAAGATACTAGATCAGTTGGCAGAG CTCTGCAATCCCAAGGAACTTTTTTTGAGTTTACTTGAGCAGATCGAGCAGACCTCTGGAGAGCAAGTGTGCCAGACTGTCATGTTACTGCTTCAGCCTTTGCAGACAG TGCTTTTGAAACTTCAGAACAAGAAGGCCTACTCAGTGGGTTTATCTTTGGCCATGATTATGAATCAGCTTACTCCCTTACCTGTACCTTATACAAAGCAACAAATAGAAGAAGATAAACTTGGTCTCTGTCAATGTTGTAATGCAGTGGTGGACTTTGCTAAACCATTTGTGAATGAGTTGgttaaaaacatggaaaagtcGTCAGAATACAATGACATGGAGCTGAAAGAAGAGTTATTAAAATT ctgtatGAAAAGCCTGAAATACCCATTATTGACAGCTCAGCTTGAGCAACTTGAAGGCATTGAAGAACATCCCTTTCGGCATTTTGCAACTGAAATCGTA gaTATTTTGTGGGACATAAAAGAATTGATACCACTAGTGTTTCTGCGGCATAAAGACAGAAGTCCTCACTGGGAGAATCAGGAGTTTGCGGAGATGGAGCAGAAGAATTCTGCGGATTCTTTGGCATGTCTGTCATATCTGATATTCGTGCAGCATTTGGGTATTGCTTGCTTTCCAGTGGTATTTAG TCCATCATACCTTCTGCAATGCAATATGACGCATATTGAAGTGCTACTGAAAAG aacaGAAGAATCTATGCTATCTAAAGGACTt GATCTGTTTGAGAGCTGTTTATTGAGAATGGAAGATGATAGCCTTCTCCATCAGTATTTAGAATTCAGAACTTTTATTAATGTACCTCAG gatttggtgaaAGTTATGACTCTTTGTCCCATAGAGCATCTG agaaagaagagtttaaatattttgcagttgttCATAGACAAGTTTGACGCAGAGGGAAAATATACATTATTCAG gTGTTTATTGAAGACAAGCAATCATGCAGGTGTGGAAGGATACATCatcaaaaatataaaagatCAGATTCACTCATCGTTAACG AAGGCATGTGACAACGTTTGGTTTACAGGACATCACCTGATCTCGCTTCTAGATTTAGTGCTTATGCTTCCAGAAGGTGCTGAGACAGATCTTCTCCAACACTCAGATAG gATTATGGCATCGCTAAATCTACTGAGATACTTAGTCATTAAGGATTGTGAAAGTGATAATCAA ACTGGTGTATGGACCACACTTCCCAAGATTGAGCGAAATTTTTTAAAACCACTGCATGTAGGACTCAATATGTCCAAAGCACACtatgaagcagaaataaagaataagaaagaaaacagaaaag AGGCACACAGTTCTAACACAGTTTGTTCTGTAACTGTTGGTGGGGAAAAGATGCCTGCCATGACCACTGAAATGCAGCTACAG GTTTTACACTCGGCTCTCTTCACATTTGATTTAATAGAAAGTGTTCTAGCTCGAGTAGAAGAACTCAttgaagtgaaaataaaagctgtaatGGATGAGCATAGTTAG
- the GLMN gene encoding glomulin isoform X2, which produces MPEEQSQTIMAVDELQAIVQRCQILEEADFKGEDFNLFQVAGQKCLEDGYAAQLLEVIQNEKNKVIIKNMGWNLISPLVRCIFMYKQEDDKREHCLKILDQLAELCNPKELFLSLLEQIEQTSGEQVCQTVMLLLQPLQTVLLKLQNKKAYSVGLSLAMIMNQLTPLPVPYTKQQIEEDKLGLCQCCNAVVDFAKPFVNELVKNMEKSSEYNDMELKEELLKFCMKSLKYPLLTAQLEQLEGIEEHPFRHFATEIVDILWDIKELIPLVFLRHKDRSPHWENQEFAEMEQKNSADSLACLSYLIFVQHLGIACFPVVFSPSYLLQCNMTHIEVLLKRTEESMLSKGLDLFESCLLRMEDDSLLHQYLEFRTFINVPQDLVKVMTLCPIEHLRKKSLNILQLFIDKFDAEGKYTLFRCLLKTSNHAGVEGYIIKNIKDQIHSSLTACDNVWFTGHHLISLLDLVLMLPEGAETDLLQHSDRIMASLNLLRYLVIKDCESDNQTGVWTTLPKIERNFLKPLHVGLNMSKAHYEAEIKNKKENRKEAHSSNTVCSVTVGGEKMPAMTTEMQLQVLHSALFTFDLIESVLARVEELIEVKIKAVMDEHS; this is translated from the exons ATGCCAGAAGAGCAAAGTCAAACTATAATGGCCGTGGATGAACTTCAAGCCATAGTACAAAGATGT caaATTCTGGAAGAAGCTGATTTCAAAGGAGaagattttaatttgtttcaggTAGCAGGTCAGAAATGTTTGGAAGATGGGTATGCAGCTCAGTTATTAGAAGTaattcaaaatgagaaaaataag GTTATAATCAAGAATATGGGTTGGAATCTCATCTCTCCTCTTGTTAGATGTATTTTCATGTATAAACAGGAAGATGATAAGCGAGAACACTGCCTGAAGATACTAGATCAGTTGGCAGAG CTCTGCAATCCCAAGGAACTTTTTTTGAGTTTACTTGAGCAGATCGAGCAGACCTCTGGAGAGCAAGTGTGCCAGACTGTCATGTTACTGCTTCAGCCTTTGCAGACAG TGCTTTTGAAACTTCAGAACAAGAAGGCCTACTCAGTGGGTTTATCTTTGGCCATGATTATGAATCAGCTTACTCCCTTACCTGTACCTTATACAAAGCAACAAATAGAAGAAGATAAACTTGGTCTCTGTCAATGTTGTAATGCAGTGGTGGACTTTGCTAAACCATTTGTGAATGAGTTGgttaaaaacatggaaaagtcGTCAGAATACAATGACATGGAGCTGAAAGAAGAGTTATTAAAATT ctgtatGAAAAGCCTGAAATACCCATTATTGACAGCTCAGCTTGAGCAACTTGAAGGCATTGAAGAACATCCCTTTCGGCATTTTGCAACTGAAATCGTA gaTATTTTGTGGGACATAAAAGAATTGATACCACTAGTGTTTCTGCGGCATAAAGACAGAAGTCCTCACTGGGAGAATCAGGAGTTTGCGGAGATGGAGCAGAAGAATTCTGCGGATTCTTTGGCATGTCTGTCATATCTGATATTCGTGCAGCATTTGGGTATTGCTTGCTTTCCAGTGGTATTTAG TCCATCATACCTTCTGCAATGCAATATGACGCATATTGAAGTGCTACTGAAAAG aacaGAAGAATCTATGCTATCTAAAGGACTt GATCTGTTTGAGAGCTGTTTATTGAGAATGGAAGATGATAGCCTTCTCCATCAGTATTTAGAATTCAGAACTTTTATTAATGTACCTCAG gatttggtgaaAGTTATGACTCTTTGTCCCATAGAGCATCTG agaaagaagagtttaaatattttgcagttgttCATAGACAAGTTTGACGCAGAGGGAAAATATACATTATTCAG gTGTTTATTGAAGACAAGCAATCATGCAGGTGTGGAAGGATACATCatcaaaaatataaaagatCAGATTCACTCATCGTTAACG GCATGTGACAACGTTTGGTTTACAGGACATCACCTGATCTCGCTTCTAGATTTAGTGCTTATGCTTCCAGAAGGTGCTGAGACAGATCTTCTCCAACACTCAGATAG gATTATGGCATCGCTAAATCTACTGAGATACTTAGTCATTAAGGATTGTGAAAGTGATAATCAA ACTGGTGTATGGACCACACTTCCCAAGATTGAGCGAAATTTTTTAAAACCACTGCATGTAGGACTCAATATGTCCAAAGCACACtatgaagcagaaataaagaataagaaagaaaacagaaaag AGGCACACAGTTCTAACACAGTTTGTTCTGTAACTGTTGGTGGGGAAAAGATGCCTGCCATGACCACTGAAATGCAGCTACAG GTTTTACACTCGGCTCTCTTCACATTTGATTTAATAGAAAGTGTTCTAGCTCGAGTAGAAGAACTCAttgaagtgaaaataaaagctgtaatGGATGAGCATAGTTAG
- the C8H1orf146 gene encoding protein SPO16 homolog, with protein MTESGGQEQSRWITTVIMSTALQNHEISTILQRQHHRVRYSDSVETGSVIFSLSGVAFILADTQDLLMAGEEQFFRRIQKFINIHRNSFLVLSAALHGPEEWKVMFRIQRRFLGSNLRVIPVHNAAETVKLMLTIAKVTSRPRADDIRYKMAMTKAQIIEKSPVWKMLQEYQLHCN; from the exons atgacagaaagcgGTGGGCAGGAACAATCAAGATGGATAACAACAGTCATCATGAGTACAGCTCTGCAG aaCCATGAAATTTCTACAATTCTACAGAGGCAACACCACCGAGTCCGATATTCAGATTCAGTAGAAACTGGATCCgtgattttttctctttctg GGGTTGCATTTATACTGGCAGACACTCAAGACTTGCTAATGGCAGGTGAAGAACAGTTTTTCAGAAGAATTCAGAAGTTCATAAACATTCATCGGAacagttttttggttttgtcagcTGCTCTTCATGGACCAGAAGAATGGAAGGTCATGTTTCGGATTCAGAGAAG ATTCCTGGGCAGTAACTTACGTGTAATACCAGTTCATAATGCCGCTGAAACTGTAAAGTTAATGTTGACTATAGCTAAG GTAACTTCCAGGCCACGAGCAGATGATATTCGTTACAAAATGGCAATGACAAAAGCCCAAATAATAGAGAAGAGTCCAGTTTGGAAGATGCTTCAGGAGTACCAGTTGCATTGTAATTAA